The Anaerolineae bacterium DNA window TGGGCGAACGCCGGCAGGCCGCGCTTGTCCGACACGCTCAACAACGCCCTTCGGGTGACCATGCCGCTTCCTCCTCCTCAACATTGTCTGGTTCGGTGGTTCAGGGATGATATCGCTCGCGCAGGGCCGCGTCCACCTCCGCCCACTCGATATCATATGCCAGCAGAGCGACGTTAAGATGATACAGCAGATCGGCGACCTCTGCGATGAGACGCTCACGGGGTTCGTTCTGCGCGGCGATGATGATCTCGACGGCCTCCTCGCCGACTTTCTGCAGGATGCGGGCGGTGCCGGCCTGGAACAGCCGGCTGGTGTACGATGTTTCCTTGGGGTGAGCCTTGCGGCCGGCCAGCAGATCGTTCAGACGCTGGCGGAAGGGTTTGGCCTCTGCGTCGGTCTCCCCGTCCAGCCGGCGGTAGAAGCAGGTGCGGTGACCGGTGTGACAGGCCGGGCCGGCGGGGTCCACCAACAGGAGAAGCGTGTCCCCATCGCAGTCTATATGCACGGCGCGCACCCGCTGGACATGGCCGGAGCTTTCGCCCTTATGCCATAACGACTGCCGACTGCGGCTCCAGAAATAGGCTTCCCCGGTCTCCAGCGTGCGCTCCAGCGCCTCGCGGTTCATATAGGCCAGCATGAGCACCTGGCCGCTCAGGTCGTCCTGGACGATGGCCGGCACCAGCCCCCGCTCGTCCCAGCGAATCTGCCCTATCAGGGAAGCGGCTTCGGGTTCGGGCGTATCAGGGAGTGAAGGAGTAGAAGCGGACATGCTGGTATCACCTTTCCGGAAGCGGTTCTGTCAGCCGGACGGGCACGCCGCGCTCCGCCAGGTAGCGCTTGACCTGGCCGATGCTCAGGGTGCGGTAATGGAAAAGGGAGGCGGCCAGCGCGGCGTCGGCGCCGCCGGCGGTGAGCACCTCGTGAAAATGTTCGGGCCGGCCGGCGCCCCCCGAGGCGATCACCGGGATGGAGACTGCCTCTGTCACGGCGCGGGTCAGGGGCAAATCGTACCCGTCCTGTGTGCCGTCCGTGTCCATGCTGGTGAGCAGTATCTCGCCGGCGCCCAGACGCTCGGCCTGGCGCGCCCACGCCACGGCCTCCAGCTCCGTGCGCACCCGCCCGCCGTCAATGTATACATCCCAGCCGGAGCCGTCCGGCCGGCGTTTGCCGTCAATGGCCACGACGATGCACTGGGAGCCAAAGCGTCTGGCCCCTTCGGTGATGATGGAGGGATTGCGCACCGCCGCGCTATTGATGGAGATTTTATCGGCGCCGGCCATCAGGATGGCACGCATATCCTCCACCGTGCGGATGCCTCCCCCCACCGTCAGCGGGATGAAGACCACATCCGCCACCCGGCGCACCACATCGGCCATAATATCCCGCCGCTCTGGGGAGGCGGTGATGTCCAGGAAGACCAGTTCATCAGCCCCTTCCTGGTCATAGATCAGGGCCTGCTCCACCGGATCGCCGGCGTCGCGCAACTGCAGGAAATTGATGCCCTTCACCACGCGGCCGTCGCGCACGTCCAGGCAGGGGATAATGCGTTTGGCCAGCATGTCAATCCTCCAAACCAAGCCCCACGCGGATGGCCTGGGTCAGGTCGATCGCGCCGGTGTACAGCGCGCTCCCGATGATGGCGCCCTCGATCCCATCCCCTTCATGCTCCCGCAGGGCGCGCAGGTCGTCCAGGGAGGAGATGCCGCCGGAGGCGATGACCTTCAGGCCGGTCTGGCGGGCCAGCTCGGCGGTGGCCTCCACGTTGACGCCGGCCATGGTGCCGTCGCGGGCCACGTCGGTGTACAGACAGCGGATGACGCCGCGCTCCGCCATGCGCCGGCCCAGCTCCACCGGGCTGAAGGCCGAGGTCTTCTGCCAGCCGTGGGTCACCACCTTCCCCTCACGGGCATCCAGGCTGACCACGATGCGCTCCGCGCCGAACTCGCGCACGGCGCGCTCCACCAGCGCCGGCCGGCGCACCGCCGACGTGCCCAGCACCAGGCGGTCCACCCCCTTCTCGAACAGCATTTCCATGTCCTCCAGGGAGCGGATGCCCCCGCCAAACTGCACCCATACGTCCACCGCTTCCAGGATCTCCTCCAGGGCGCGCAGGTTCGGGGCATGGGCGGAGCCCAGCCGG harbors:
- the hisA gene encoding 1-(5-phosphoribosyl)-5-[(5-phosphoribosylamino)methylideneamino]imidazole-4-carboxamide isomerase, which gives rise to MIVYPAIDLRKGRCVRLFQGDPGKETVFCEEPAEMARRWVMAGAFWLHVVNLDGALTSRLGSAHAPNLRALEEILEAVDVWVQFGGGIRSLEDMEMLFEKGVDRLVLGTSAVRRPALVERAVREFGAERIVVSLDAREGKVVTHGWQKTSAFSPVELGRRMAERGVIRCLYTDVARDGTMAGVNVEATAELARQTGLKVIASGGISSLDDLRALREHEGDGIEGAIIGSALYTGAIDLTQAIRVGLGLED
- the hisF gene encoding imidazole glycerol phosphate synthase subunit HisF; protein product: MLAKRIIPCLDVRDGRVVKGINFLQLRDAGDPVEQALIYDQEGADELVFLDITASPERRDIMADVVRRVADVVFIPLTVGGGIRTVEDMRAILMAGADKISINSAAVRNPSIITEGARRFGSQCIVVAIDGKRRPDGSGWDVYIDGGRVRTELEAVAWARQAERLGAGEILLTSMDTDGTQDGYDLPLTRAVTEAVSIPVIASGGAGRPEHFHEVLTAGGADAALAASLFHYRTLSIGQVKRYLAERGVPVRLTEPLPER
- a CDS encoding bifunctional phosphoribosyl-AMP cyclohydrolase/phosphoribosyl-ATP diphosphatase HisIE, which translates into the protein MIGQIRWDERGLVPAIVQDDLSGQVLMLAYMNREALERTLETGEAYFWSRSRQSLWHKGESSGHVQRVRAVHIDCDGDTLLLLVDPAGPACHTGHRTCFYRRLDGETDAEAKPFRQRLNDLLAGRKAHPKETSYTSRLFQAGTARILQKVGEEAVEIIIAAQNEPRERLIAEVADLLYHLNVALLAYDIEWAEVDAALRERYHP